Genomic DNA from Bemisia tabaci chromosome 2, PGI_BMITA_v3:
aaaaaaataaaaataaaaaatgaaaataaaaaaaaggtacatACAAGGTATGATTTAAATCGAACATTTTAAGGATAGAACATGTATCCAAaatgtaaacttaattttacttaaatatattcattttttatgttcaaaccataaatcaaaaatatttttagcattTAAAAGAGGTTTTTTAGAACGAAAGAAGCTTCAGttgttttatttcctaaaaTTGCATAAAACACTCACTATCGTTACGTCAAAATTTGTGTCTTCTACAtcaaaattgaatgtttttatgAACAAATTGTTTTTCCGTTTCTCGGGGTAGGGCTGGTTCTCACCCAAAATGTGGAGAGTACGATTTGACATGCCTCCTTGGGCATGAGCCCGGATGCCACTTTTCCCATCTGCCCTAGAAGCGATCAAATTAGACccaaatttttccagaaaaagttAGAATCAAAATGCCGAGAGAGGAAGCATATGTCCTCTTCCTTCCCCCAAATGATGCTCCTGATTTAAATACACTGTATTCTAATCAATGCACTAATATccgtgtatttttgagaaattttttggatgaatttTTGTTTACATATTCAAGCCTACTTTACTTCATGTCAGAAATGATGAGAAATAAGTGTAATCCTGTGAAatttgaaccacattttgcagtaaggagctaaaatttctggctcatccgtaaaaatacttatatgcatagggaaacttatcagtggcgtggcgtgaattgcgatatatcgattgtcatgccatttaaacctgtggaaaagtatcgataaacagggtgttcgcagcgaacaccttaataatcgattctttaccataggtttaaaaggcataacaatcgatatatcgcaattcacgccacgccactgaaactaATGTTGtgtacattgtttctaaactggTTGAGACTCAAAAACTGTAGTTCCTGTAATAATCGGAAAATGTTGGGAATTTGCgatgtttcttggttttttttatttgttattttttccattcTTGGTCCGTACATTATTTctaaactgattgtgagtaaaaAACTGCAGTTCCCataataattgcaaaatttaggaaatttgCGCAGtgtttcttggatttttttcttttctttttttagaaatgCATTGTATTGAACGAAATACGTTTGATAAACAGACCTTGcgggtttttttacattttcgtcTAACTTATTTGTTTGCTCTTCTTGGGGAGCATCGCGGATTTTTTGTTCCGTTGTCTTGAGCTTTGAAGCTGGAAACAAGAGCGGGTGCCGTCTCGCGACACTTCCTAATCCTAGGGAGCCCTCCCATTGTTAAGAGACGACAAATGAAGGGGTGGATTGGCGAACAAATGAGGAAAATAAAGCTATTGAAATGGGGGGAAATTACACGATAATTCACGAGGCGAGTCGCGCGGGTTGCGGGCCGCAAGGCGGCAGGCGGCAGGTTTGCAGTTCCGCCAAGATATTGGTTGTGTGGCTGTGGGTTTGAGGGTGACGTCACAGCTGCAATGCAGGTCTCAAGTCGCTCTCCATGCTCCATGTTGGTGTTCTCAACCGTTGCCAAACATGCCATCGTCACTTCCGCCAGCGTCGCGTATAACGCCGCGTCTCTATCTTCCATTTCGTTCTTTCCCAGACCGAGTAACGTAACTGTATTTCAGCGTTGCAAAATGGACcactgcggggcgattattgaaactgatagacaaagcgatagacaaagatgacatagggagtatggagcgatcctattggttgacatagttggttctcatagactaagggggaaaatgatagactaactgtcgggtctctcgtgggttgccgttagttagtctattacctacctcctttgtctattgcaaccacccgtttccaccaataggatccctccaaatcccttttgtcgtttttgtctatagctttgtctatcaatgtcaataatcagtctgcagCACAAGGTTTGGACTACAAAAAAAGCCTCATACttattcttcaaaatcttacgtggAAAACAGTTTACACACGGGAAGTTTGGAGATCAATTCTTTAACCAGATTAACAAGTGTTAAGTATTGATAGCGCAGATCTAATGGAACTTCATTTATATGTGCAAATGACGTCGTTTgtttttttgctgattttaatGGTAATCAATTGTATTTTGTTTCAGGGTTGATGTCTAAACTTTCCGCTATGTAAATtgtttttcacgtaaaatttcgaAGAGAAAATTTGCTTCATGATTTAATACATATACTTTGTCTTAGACTTCAACAATGCAATGTTTTACAGAAATATAATTGTGGTGTTATCCGTCtaaaattttgccgattttcaaGTAAGTTAAATTAGAAGAAagatcggtgaaattttccgttaaaaaatgtccaaaagtttcctgttgaaattgcaatttgagagtggaaattttgcaatgctgAAATGTAGTTACCTTTTTTCGTGGGGAAACGATGATATATCGCGCAAAAATATGCACATCCCTAGTGGAGGTCATTGTTGAGAAGTGCTTTTCaaaaaacttctaaaaaaacAAGACTATAAAATGTATATGGTGGGAAACTTCTATCTAGTAACTTTAAGAGTGACATATCAGCAAAAAatctcatcaaaaaaattatctcgCCTACACGGTTTGCGTTCTATTTAGCTTTACTGCTAGTTAAGTCCTGGAGTAAATCCCGAAacccctataatatttgggtggAAGATGCTCAGCTCTACTCATAATGCTCACCTTGTTTGAGTTTAgttgaatattaaaaaagttattaagttTTGACGACACATTTTGGAACCCAAAAAACGGTTATGATGGAATTGTTGAGCAGATTCGGGGCCTGCAAGACACTCGGTCGCGGAAGGTGGGCATGTTTACGTGGATAACCTACAGCTATGATCGTCGGAAAAAACCATATACAAGTATAGATATTTTGAATCAGCGTTATATAAACTAAAATTACTTTTCTGGAAATTTGAAACTAATGAGATAtaagggagaaaaattaataattgtgTCGTTTATTGACGTTTTGAAAGTCGAACTTCAGTCACGGCTGTGGAGGTAAAGATTGCATAAAACCCATTAAAATAGGGCGTAAAACAAAACTGATAGGTATAAACATGTCAACAGCTCATTTACGCCGCGCCTGCTGTACAAATTCTAATAAGTAGTTATCGATAAGGGTTCTCTTATCAACACTACTTTTGAGCAGAGCTATTATTCGATAGCTTACCGAAAACTGTTAGTGCATGGAAAGTCCTCAAAAAGTGTAGTCATGGAAAGTGCATGGAAATGGGTTTAGTTCTATAAATGGAATTGCATGCATCTGTCAGTGGTCAGCGGTTGAATATACATTCTTTTCCGTTGATTTGACTCGTTCTCTTGCGTTAGTGAAGGACTTATCGTCTCAAGTTTACCCCTCCTGTTTTGGTGATAAGAGCCAACATTAGAACGTTACATACCTCACATTCACTCTCCCAAAGCATTGCTATCATGGAAAAACCAGCTATCGGAATCGACTTGGGAACCACACACTCTTGTGTTGGAGTTTGGCAGCATGGGAAAATCGAAATCATCGCAAATGACCAAGGTATGAGAATTACACCGAGTTATGTTGCTTTCGTAGACGGAGTGCGATTGATTGGAGACAGTGCCAAAATGCAAGCCGCTACGAACCCTGAAAACACCATTTTTGACGCGAAACGTCTCATTGgcagaaaattcaatgattcTGTGGTCCAAGCGGACATAGAACATTGGCCTTTCTCTGTTATTGATGATGGTGGCAACCCGAAAGTTCGTGTCGACCATGATGGAGAGGTGAAGGAATTTGCTCCTGAAGAAATTAGCTCCATGGTCCTTTCCAAATTGAAAGAAACGGCTGAAGCCTACCTTGATTGTGAAGTTACGGATGCAGTTATCACCGTTCCCGCGTACTTCAATGATTCACAAAGGCAGGCGACGAAAGACGCGGGAGCCATTGCAGGGTTAAATGTTTTGCGAATCATTAATGAGCCAACTGCGGCTGCCCTGGCATATGGTCTTGATATGAAAGGTAAACGGAATGTCTTGATCTTTGATTTGGGCGGTGGTACTTTTGATGTTTCTATTCTGACCATCGATGAAGGTTCTTTATTCGAAGTAAAATCGACTGCTGGTGACACTCATTTGGGCGGTGAAGACTTCGACAGCCTTTTGGTGAACTATTTGATCGAAGAATTCAAGCTGAAGCACAAGAAAGGTTTCGCACCCAATCCTCGAGCACTAGGTAAATTGAGGGCTGCTGCAGAGCGAGCCAAACACACTCTGTCAGCGGCGCCAACAGCCAATATTTCGATTGATGCTTTATTTGATGGAATTGATTTTCACACATCAGTAACCAGAGCTAAGTTCGAGAACCTCTGTGCTGACTTGTTCCAAAGAACATTAACGATAGTTGAGAGGGCCTTAATGGATGCTGAACTAGGAAAAGATGCCATTGATAATGTAGTTCTTGTTGGAGGTTCCACGAGAATTCCAAAGGTCCAATCATTGCTCCAGAATTTCTTTGATGGTAAATCCTTGAAATACTCGATTCACCCTGATGAGGCTGTCGCCTATGGTGCTGCTGTGCAAGCCGCATCACTGAGTGGAAATGATGACTTCAAAATTAAGGATGTAGTATTGTGCGATGTTACTCCCCTTTCCCTTGGAACTGATACCATCAATGACGTATTCAGTGTTATCATCAAGAGAAATACCAGGATTCCATgtaaaaaaacaaggaaatatATAACCACAATAGACAACCAGGAAGTAATACGTTTCAGTATCTATGAAGGTGAGCGTGCAGTAGCCTCTGAGAATCATTTTCTGGGTAATTTTTCACTAGAAGGTATCAAAAAAGCACCCAAAGGTGTGACTAAGGTAGAAGCCTCGTTTAAGTTGAATGCAGAGGGAATCCTTTCGGTTTCAGTTGAAGAAATAGGCACTGACAAGTCTGAAAACATTACTATCACCAATGAAAAGGGTCGCTTATCCGAAGGAGACATCAGACGAATGATCCTAGAAGCTAAACTTTTTAAAGAAGAAGATGAGAGGCATTTAGCTCGATCCAGAGCTAGGAATCAACTAGAGGATTATACTTACAAAATTATGCAGGAATTAAAGGCAGCAGAGTCCGAGCTCTCCCAGGCTGACAAGGGTTGCATGAAAGAGGAAAGCGATAAAATCTGGGATTGGCTAAAGAAAAATCCTAAAGCTGGACTAGGAGAATATAAACAAAAGTTGCAAGATATCCAGGAGAAGTGCCAGTcgatcatgaagaaaattcacacagAAAATGCGTACTCTCTTCAGCGATGAGTCAGAAGGTCTCAAAAGAGTTATTGCtcagagatgggcatatttcaaagaagttgggccgttttgatatcatactcctttaaagcgatggatcaaaaCGTGTTCCACGCCATCATACCTTGTAGGTATTGAATTGTTTTGTGTGAAAAACTTTGGGGGTGTATAGTATGTTGCATGGGCATTAAGGAGAAAATTGAGCCGTTTTGATTTATTACTTACTTTTCAATgatgaatccaattttttttttttttttttttttttttatttatttatttttggtgaCTAGGTAATgagattttttggattgggccgaaattttttacaatcaGGATGTAAAACAAGTGTGCGAAAATCtataaaattctgaaatacccgccacagcagttactttagcaatgccaagatgtaaaactaactgctgggGCGGGTAAGTTAGCATTTTATaggttctcgcacactttttttacattcagaatgttgaACTAACTTCACTTTCTTCTTGGTGCGTTTATTTCCGGTTGGTTTCACGGTATGAAGTAATCGTTGCTTTTGCATTGcctataatttcttttttacctcTTTATTTCACGCTCACTTCTCACCTCAACTTTTCACGCGGAATATTCTCGTGATTAATTACGAGGCTTCTCTACGCACAACTttcaaattcttaaaattta
This window encodes:
- the LOC109039787 gene encoding heat shock protein 70 B2-like, translating into MEKPAIGIDLGTTHSCVGVWQHGKIEIIANDQGMRITPSYVAFVDGVRLIGDSAKMQAATNPENTIFDAKRLIGRKFNDSVVQADIEHWPFSVIDDGGNPKVRVDHDGEVKEFAPEEISSMVLSKLKETAEAYLDCEVTDAVITVPAYFNDSQRQATKDAGAIAGLNVLRIINEPTAAALAYGLDMKGKRNVLIFDLGGGTFDVSILTIDEGSLFEVKSTAGDTHLGGEDFDSLLVNYLIEEFKLKHKKGFAPNPRALGKLRAAAERAKHTLSAAPTANISIDALFDGIDFHTSVTRAKFENLCADLFQRTLTIVERALMDAELGKDAIDNVVLVGGSTRIPKVQSLLQNFFDGKSLKYSIHPDEAVAYGAAVQAASLSGNDDFKIKDVVLCDVTPLSLGTDTINDVFSVIIKRNTRIPCKKTRKYITTIDNQEVIRFSIYEGERAVASENHFLGNFSLEGIKKAPKGVTKVEASFKLNAEGILSVSVEEIGTDKSENITITNEKGRLSEGDIRRMILEAKLFKEEDERHLARSRARNQLEDYTYKIMQELKAAESELSQADKGCMKEESDKIWDWLKKNPKAGLGEYKQKLQDIQEKCQSIMKKIHTENAYSLQR